The following proteins come from a genomic window of Gemmatimonadaceae bacterium:
- a CDS encoding acetate kinase, translated as MKRKARSGDLPVKILVLNAGSSTLKFQLIETDEATIANNAEHKLARGQIERIGGEAVITLEAGGHSSKSAAPLRDHAAAVEHVVSWLRSDSFPDTKSPAVVDAVGHRVVHGGERFAQSTRIDDQVLVELQDLIDLAPLHNPANITGITAARAVFGRSIPNVAVFDTAFHHTLPETAYIYAIPYQLYRRYRVRRYGFHGTSHRYVSYRYRQLTNRTREGTRIITLHLGNGASACAIAKGQSVDTSMGFTPLEGLVMGTRSGDLDPAIVDFIASKEGLSLRDVDSLLNKQSGLLGVSGLTGDMRELLAEEAEHNDRRARLAIDLFCYRAKKYIGAYVAALNGADAIVFTGGIGENSPAIRARICKDLGWLGIEVDDGLNAGIADGTEGRIDRTGSRVELWVIPTDEELLIARDTWRVVSGVPAPF; from the coding sequence ATGAAAAGGAAGGCCAGGAGCGGTGACCTCCCCGTGAAAATCCTTGTTCTCAACGCCGGCTCTTCGACTCTAAAGTTTCAGCTCATCGAGACGGATGAAGCTACCATCGCGAACAACGCGGAGCACAAGCTCGCGCGCGGTCAGATCGAGCGAATCGGAGGCGAAGCAGTCATAACGCTGGAAGCAGGCGGGCACAGCAGCAAGAGCGCAGCACCGCTTCGAGACCATGCGGCAGCCGTCGAGCACGTCGTCTCCTGGCTCCGTAGCGACAGCTTTCCGGACACAAAGAGCCCGGCCGTAGTAGACGCCGTCGGACATCGGGTCGTCCACGGTGGGGAGCGGTTCGCGCAATCCACGCGCATCGACGACCAGGTGCTCGTCGAGCTTCAGGACCTCATCGATCTCGCCCCCCTCCACAATCCAGCTAACATCACGGGGATAACGGCCGCTCGCGCGGTGTTCGGACGCAGCATTCCGAACGTCGCGGTTTTTGACACGGCGTTCCACCACACGCTGCCCGAGACGGCTTATATCTACGCGATACCCTACCAGCTCTACCGGCGGTACCGCGTCCGCCGGTACGGCTTTCACGGTACTTCGCACAGGTATGTATCCTACCGTTACCGGCAGCTCACCAACCGCACGCGGGAGGGGACGCGAATCATTACCCTCCACCTTGGCAACGGCGCCTCCGCCTGCGCCATCGCGAAAGGACAATCCGTCGACACCTCGATGGGTTTCACTCCCCTCGAGGGACTCGTCATGGGAACGCGCTCGGGCGATCTCGATCCGGCTATCGTCGACTTCATCGCCTCGAAGGAAGGCCTCTCGTTGCGCGACGTGGACTCGCTCCTCAACAAGCAGTCGGGTCTTCTCGGAGTTTCCGGCCTCACGGGTGACATGCGGGAGCTGCTCGCCGAGGAGGCCGAGCACAATGACAGGCGGGCCAGGCTCGCAATTGATCTGTTCTGCTATCGTGCGAAGAAATACATCGGCGCCTACGTCGCCGCACTGAATGGCGCCGATGCCATCGTGTTCACCGGCGGCATCGGTGAAAATTCTCCCGCGATACGAGCGCGCATCTGCAAGGATCTGGGGTGGCTCGGCATCGAGGTAGACGACGGGCTCAACGCCGGAATCGCCGACGGCACCGAGGGTCGCATTGATCGGACCGGCTCGCGCGTCGAGCTGTGGGTGATTCCGACCGACGAGGAGCTGCTCATAGCGCGCGACACGTGGAGAGTCGTTTCCGGAGTTCCGGCTCCCTTCTGA
- a CDS encoding efflux RND transporter periplasmic adaptor subunit, translating into MSDTQSNPFGPSRSKSNRMIAVAGAGTLLVAVAIAWLATRKPEAAAPAAHDHSAQSAASEAMPVTLSAEQSQRIGVTYAVATLAPVKREIRTVGQVTFDETRVKTISPKIEGWIERLLVNYTGQLVTAGQPLLTIYSPMLVTAQEELLLAKRLRGDVREGTGDARKSADELIESARRRLSYWDITQSEISAIERTGQVRKTLTLRSPYNGYVLEKNVLEGQRVMMGDALYKLADLSVVWIEGEVFEKDLPAVRLGQQVTAEFEGLAGQRMAGRITYVYPTVNPETRTAKVRVVLPNPGMRLKPGMYATLRMDASASVATLGVPRSAVLQTGERSLVFVKAPNGQLQPREVKVGAASEDRIEILSGLRAGETVVASGTFLVDAESNLGSLLGGMGNMPGMDIGPLPDKKEAAASSPPAVRKE; encoded by the coding sequence ATGAGCGACACACAATCGAATCCGTTCGGGCCGTCACGCTCGAAGTCGAATCGCATGATCGCCGTAGCAGGCGCTGGCACCCTGTTGGTCGCGGTAGCCATTGCGTGGCTCGCCACGAGAAAGCCGGAGGCGGCTGCTCCGGCCGCTCACGACCACTCGGCGCAGTCCGCGGCGAGCGAGGCAATGCCTGTCACGCTTTCGGCTGAGCAGTCGCAACGCATTGGCGTCACTTACGCGGTGGCGACTCTCGCACCCGTCAAGCGGGAGATTCGGACCGTCGGGCAAGTGACGTTCGACGAGACCCGGGTCAAGACGATATCGCCCAAGATTGAGGGCTGGATCGAGCGCCTCCTCGTCAACTACACGGGGCAGCTCGTCACCGCGGGCCAGCCGCTGCTGACCATTTATTCCCCAATGCTCGTGACTGCGCAGGAAGAGCTTCTTCTCGCAAAGCGTCTTCGGGGCGACGTGCGCGAAGGAACGGGTGACGCGCGAAAGAGTGCAGACGAGCTCATCGAATCGGCAAGGCGCCGCCTCAGCTACTGGGACATTACGCAGAGTGAGATCTCCGCGATCGAGCGCACGGGACAGGTTCGAAAAACGCTCACACTTCGTTCGCCGTACAATGGCTACGTCCTGGAAAAGAACGTTCTGGAAGGTCAGCGCGTGATGATGGGTGACGCGCTATACAAGCTCGCCGACTTGAGCGTAGTGTGGATCGAGGGAGAAGTGTTTGAGAAGGACCTCCCGGCCGTGCGTCTCGGCCAGCAGGTCACCGCCGAATTCGAGGGGCTCGCCGGGCAGAGAATGGCCGGCCGGATCACCTACGTCTATCCGACAGTCAACCCGGAGACGCGCACCGCGAAGGTCAGGGTGGTGCTTCCAAACCCGGGGATGCGCCTCAAGCCGGGGATGTATGCGACGCTGCGCATGGACGCTTCGGCCTCGGTCGCAACGCTTGGCGTACCGCGCTCAGCGGTTCTGCAGACTGGCGAGCGCAGCCTGGTGTTCGTGAAGGCGCCCAATGGACAGCTGCAGCCGCGCGAAGTGAAAGTGGGGGCGGCGAGCGAGGATCGTATCGAGATCCTGTCCGGGCTCAGGGCGGGCGAGACAGTGGTCGCATCGGGGACGTTCCTCGTGGATGCCGAATCGAATCTCGGATCGCTTCTCGGCGGGATGGGCAACATGCCGGGGATGGATATCGGGCCACTGCCGGACAAGAAGGAAGCCGCTGCTTCTTCGCCCCCTGCCGTACGGAAGGAGTAG
- a CDS encoding metal ABC transporter substrate-binding protein, with the protein MNLHRIATLALIAIAATGSSAAAQLRVVATTPDLASLAREIGGNVVNVTALAKPTEDPHYVDAKPSHIVTLNRADVLIEGGAELELGWLPPLLESSRNARIAAGARGRIVASTGVRMLEIPTSFDRSKGDVHSLGNPHFLADPVSVKIVARRISDHLAQVDPRLAASYKANLVRFNARIDAKMAEWQRQLAPFRNAKIVTYHKDFVYFANRFNLEIVETLEPKPGIAPSPAHLAKVIGTMKAENARVILVQPYQNRRTAETVARQAGAVVLDMPQQPGARPNTGTYFDMMDYLVTTLAAGLRGQK; encoded by the coding sequence ATGAATCTCCATAGAATCGCCACTCTCGCGCTGATCGCGATTGCGGCTACTGGATCGTCGGCCGCTGCACAACTTCGCGTCGTCGCCACGACTCCCGATCTTGCATCGCTGGCCAGGGAGATCGGCGGAAATGTCGTCAACGTCACCGCGCTCGCCAAACCGACTGAGGATCCGCATTACGTCGATGCCAAGCCGAGCCACATCGTGACGCTCAACCGCGCGGACGTACTCATCGAGGGCGGCGCCGAGCTGGAGCTCGGATGGCTGCCGCCGCTGCTGGAGAGCTCGCGCAACGCCAGGATCGCCGCCGGCGCCCGGGGCCGCATCGTGGCTTCGACAGGCGTCAGGATGCTCGAGATTCCCACGAGCTTCGATCGCTCGAAGGGTGATGTGCACTCACTCGGCAATCCGCACTTTCTGGCCGATCCCGTAAGCGTCAAGATCGTTGCCCGGAGGATTTCCGACCACCTCGCGCAGGTGGATCCCAGGTTGGCGGCGAGCTACAAGGCCAATCTGGTAAGATTCAACGCCAGGATCGACGCGAAGATGGCTGAGTGGCAGCGGCAGCTTGCGCCGTTTCGCAACGCAAAGATCGTGACGTATCACAAGGACTTCGTCTACTTCGCCAACCGGTTCAACCTCGAGATCGTCGAAACCCTCGAGCCCAAGCCGGGCATCGCGCCTTCGCCCGCGCATCTCGCCAAGGTCATCGGCACAATGAAGGCGGAGAATGCGCGCGTGATACTCGTACAGCCCTACCAGAATCGCAGAACGGCAGAGACGGTCGCGCGTCAGGCTGGCGCGGTGGTGCTCGACATGCCTCAGCAGCCCGGGGCACGTCCCAACACCGGCACGTATTTCGACATGATGGACTACCTGGTGACTACGCTCGCCGCCGGATTACGGGGGCAGAAATGA
- a CDS encoding M56 family metallopeptidase, giving the protein MTTRSRGQISGRLRLRENLHRRMLLLSAATLLLLATLPTIAHHLPIALGELPGVQHLWRFCLAALNDVLTPVHRAFHIALAIGLAYAFRDRIKATRSLRSVLANLDAQCPQEGDAIWNAAIAAGVDPSIVRIVAGLPNPAFTAGALAPRIYVASNLGARLSADELALVFAHEAAHVRRRDPLRLSIYRFLSCMFFWIPALRALSDDIADEAEIEADDSAGARAPLILASAILRLADCGGSSRILSTVGFQNPDLLERRVRRLAGEETSLPTRLTRLSIIGACLSVALVFSSGLAAAAGPGGPAHCRHTHTLPFAHLFATEQTGSTWKADARTQDEPRPPAESNIHGWDKGQHFVMSGRASSS; this is encoded by the coding sequence GTGACGACGCGCTCTCGGGGGCAGATTTCCGGGAGACTCCGCCTGCGCGAGAATCTGCACCGGCGCATGCTGCTCCTGAGCGCGGCGACACTGCTGCTCCTCGCAACGCTCCCCACCATTGCGCATCACCTCCCCATCGCCCTCGGCGAGCTTCCTGGAGTCCAGCACCTCTGGCGATTCTGCCTTGCGGCTCTCAACGACGTTCTGACGCCGGTCCACCGTGCGTTCCATATCGCTTTGGCGATCGGACTCGCTTATGCTTTCCGGGACAGGATCAAAGCAACACGATCATTGCGATCGGTTCTCGCCAACCTCGATGCGCAGTGCCCGCAGGAAGGGGACGCGATATGGAACGCTGCGATTGCGGCGGGCGTCGATCCGTCCATCGTGCGCATCGTCGCCGGCCTTCCCAACCCCGCTTTCACCGCCGGCGCGCTGGCGCCTCGTATATATGTAGCGTCGAACCTGGGAGCTCGCCTGTCAGCCGACGAGCTGGCTCTGGTTTTCGCGCACGAGGCTGCTCACGTTCGCCGCCGGGACCCGCTACGCCTTTCCATCTACCGCTTCCTGAGCTGCATGTTCTTCTGGATTCCGGCACTCCGCGCCTTGTCGGACGACATAGCGGACGAGGCTGAGATCGAGGCGGACGATTCCGCGGGGGCGCGCGCACCACTCATTCTTGCGTCGGCAATTCTCCGGCTGGCGGATTGCGGCGGATCTTCCCGGATTTTGTCCACCGTCGGATTCCAGAACCCCGACCTGCTGGAGCGAAGGGTCCGGAGACTGGCCGGCGAGGAGACTTCCCTCCCCACCCGGCTTACCCGGCTCTCGATCATCGGCGCCTGCCTTTCCGTCGCGCTAGTGTTCTCCTCCGGCCTCGCCGCGGCTGCGGGACCAGGCGGCCCTGCACACTGCCGGCACACTCACACGCTTCCATTCGCGCACCTGTTTGCAACGGAACAAACCGGCAGCACATGGAAAGCAGATGCCCGCACTCAGGATGAGCCTCGTCCACCCGCCGAATCCAACATTCACGGCTGGGACAAAGGGCAGCATTTCGTTATGTCGGGTCGCGCCTCGTCGTCGTAG
- a CDS encoding BlaI/MecI/CopY family transcriptional regulator — protein sequence MAESGNRESSPKRRAAGIHDTVRLSARGLAKVLGDLEARVLRAVWKAGKPSTAREIHTRVVRQHKVELLTVITVLNKLVTKGVLVRAKKDDLFHYRARSSEKEFMASASRRVVEGILALGPQAVAASLVDALAERDPEQLAELGRLVRRKLAETDDR from the coding sequence TTGGCTGAATCAGGAAACAGGGAAAGCTCACCGAAGCGCCGCGCGGCGGGCATTCATGACACGGTACGACTATCGGCGAGAGGGCTTGCCAAGGTGCTCGGCGACCTCGAAGCACGCGTCCTGCGCGCAGTCTGGAAAGCCGGAAAGCCTTCAACGGCGCGGGAGATCCACACCCGCGTCGTCCGGCAGCACAAGGTGGAGCTTCTGACCGTGATCACCGTGCTCAACAAGCTTGTCACCAAGGGAGTGCTGGTCAGAGCCAAGAAGGACGATCTCTTTCATTATAGGGCGCGCTCGAGCGAGAAGGAGTTCATGGCATCAGCGTCACGAAGAGTGGTAGAAGGAATTCTGGCGCTTGGTCCGCAGGCGGTGGCGGCTTCGCTCGTCGATGCTTTGGCAGAGCGAGACCCTGAGCAACTCGCCGAGCTAGGCCGTCTGGTGCGGCGGAAGCTGGCCGAGACCGACGACCGGTGA
- a CDS encoding TolC family protein: MERLNHAGTIAGRAMPMRLITATLFALVAPGILSGQSGVSGPATRDSVKTESTDSATRLRLGAVYDELRKANPRIQAAEALARAARARIPAAGLPPDPQVQLGWMNYELPALKPMEVLGMTQLQVMQMLPIGGKLGLSKNIARSRATAQSERAQEVWREVRAQAAMPFYELYRADQSLAVMRETIRLLGDTREVVSVMYRVGTGNQADVLRAQVQIARMTEDTLRMQAMRSGMAARLNAILDRPQPTSIASPALPVFPKDIPSLDSLEQLAYAARPMLKAGAAELSAAESMERLARKELLPDLQLGVQYAQRGKAGSAGDMAGGTAGGTERMGSLMIGASVPVFARSRQLRLRDEAAAMRQMAAADLATMRADTRGALGERYADVVRARRLADLYRNTIIPQAKAAVSSALAAYRVGKVDFMTLLDNQMTVNRYRQDLSALEAEEGRAWAELEMLTGTELIETSATSAAPLSGYGK; encoded by the coding sequence ATGGAACGTCTCAACCACGCTGGCACGATTGCCGGGCGTGCAATGCCCATGCGGTTGATCACTGCAACGCTATTCGCTCTCGTCGCTCCGGGAATCCTCTCCGGCCAGTCGGGGGTGAGCGGTCCCGCGACGCGTGACTCCGTGAAGACTGAGAGCACAGATTCGGCGACTCGTCTACGGCTCGGAGCCGTCTATGATGAGCTGCGGAAAGCGAACCCGCGCATTCAGGCAGCTGAAGCTCTCGCCCGGGCTGCTCGTGCCCGCATCCCCGCAGCAGGCCTTCCTCCGGACCCGCAGGTCCAGCTCGGATGGATGAACTACGAGCTGCCGGCGCTCAAGCCCATGGAAGTCCTTGGCATGACGCAGCTGCAGGTGATGCAGATGCTGCCAATCGGTGGAAAGCTCGGGTTGTCGAAAAACATCGCGAGATCGCGCGCGACCGCGCAGTCGGAGCGCGCGCAGGAGGTATGGCGGGAGGTGCGGGCTCAAGCAGCGATGCCTTTCTACGAGCTATACCGTGCTGATCAGTCACTCGCGGTGATGCGGGAGACGATCCGTCTCCTCGGCGACACGCGCGAAGTGGTCAGCGTGATGTACCGCGTCGGCACTGGCAACCAGGCCGACGTGCTCCGGGCGCAGGTGCAGATCGCGCGAATGACGGAAGACACCCTGCGCATGCAGGCGATGCGAAGCGGAATGGCCGCGCGACTCAATGCCATCCTCGATCGCCCGCAGCCTACGTCGATCGCCTCGCCTGCGCTGCCGGTATTCCCGAAAGACATTCCGAGCCTGGACTCGCTCGAGCAGCTTGCCTACGCCGCGAGGCCGATGCTGAAGGCAGGGGCCGCAGAACTCTCAGCCGCCGAGTCAATGGAACGGCTGGCTCGAAAGGAGCTGCTGCCCGACCTTCAACTGGGAGTGCAGTACGCGCAGAGGGGCAAGGCCGGAAGCGCTGGCGACATGGCCGGTGGTACCGCCGGTGGAACGGAGCGCATGGGCAGCCTGATGATCGGCGCCAGCGTTCCCGTCTTCGCGCGCAGCCGGCAACTCAGGCTGCGCGATGAGGCCGCGGCAATGCGCCAGATGGCCGCCGCGGACCTTGCAACGATGCGAGCTGACACTCGTGGCGCCCTGGGAGAGCGGTACGCTGACGTCGTTCGCGCCCGCCGGCTGGCAGACCTCTACCGCAACACAATCATTCCTCAGGCCAAGGCCGCCGTGTCGTCTGCACTTGCCGCCTATCGCGTAGGCAAGGTGGACTTCATGACGCTGCTGGACAATCAGATGACTGTGAACAGATACCGCCAGGACCTGTCGGCACTGGAAGCCGAAGAGGGCCGCGCCTGGGCGGAGCTGGAAATGCTGACCGGCACCGAACTGATCGAGACCAGCGCGACCTCTGCCGCACCCCTCTCCGGATATGGAAAATGA
- a CDS encoding CusA/CzcA family heavy metal efflux RND transporter: protein MLKRIIEWSVANRLIVILFTVAAVAGGVWALKNTPLEALPDLSDVQVIVQADYSEQAPRIVEDQVTYPIAAEMLKVPGARTVRGYSFFGVSFVYVIFEDGTDLYWARSRVLEYLSGIKGRLPSTVTPTLGPDATGLGWIYQYALEDTTGKTSLAGLRSLQDWYLRYALTSVPGVSEVASVGGFEKQYQIDVDPARLLAYRIPITQVMSAIQNANSDVGAMVMELSEREYMVRGLGYLKSLSDIENVVVGSTPSGTPIRVAELGRVTVGPAVRRGIAELDGRGDAVGGIVVMRFGENALTTIANVKKKLVEIERGLPPGVVLRTVYDRSDLIERAIATLRDKLVEETIIVALVCFVFLFHARSALVAILTLPVGILIAFIAMRFVDVGADIMSLGGIAIAIGAMIDAAIVMIENMHKHLERMATAHGQAGNFLDTGALTAEQRRLAVMESAREVGPALFFSLLIITVSFLPVFSLEGQEGRLFSPLAFTKTFAMAAAALLSVTLVPVTMGLFVRGRIYRERANPVNRWLIRMYQPLIRVVLRHRWPVIIGAAATLVLTWIPWKAIGSEFMPRLDEGTMLFMPTTLPGVSVARAREILRIQDSIIKRFPEVEHVWGKAGRATTATDPAGLDMFETTITLKPEDQWRKGVTYDRLVAEMDSATRMAGVTNAWTMPIKGRIDMLATGIRTPVGIKIFGSDLAELERIGKQVEQAVQSVPGTRSAFAERAVSGYYLDIEIDRAAAARHSVNVGDVQAVIATAIGGMAVTQTVEGRERYGVRLRYPQELRNTPERLASVLVPISHSLQGSSASGGMGSPGGGPSGGAAQIPLGQIATIRRVAGPMVVRTEDALPTAWVYVDVAGRDIGSYVAEAQRVVASRVTLPPGYTLTWSGQYEYMERAKKKMMLVVPATLAIIVLLLYFNFRSVPETAIVMLSLPFSIVGGMWFIWALGYDWSVAVAIGFIALAGVAAETGVVMLIYLDQAWEAAVAAARDEGRRPSLRNLYDAVMEGAVGRVRPKLMTVTAIMGGLLPILWGSGTGASVMKRIAAPMIGGMVSSTVLTLLVIPAVYTLWKERELAAASPTPAPEGPATPDEKEGQER, encoded by the coding sequence ATGCTCAAGCGAATCATCGAGTGGTCGGTCGCCAACAGGCTGATAGTAATTCTCTTTACCGTTGCGGCTGTCGCCGGTGGCGTGTGGGCCCTGAAGAACACGCCACTCGAAGCACTGCCCGACCTGTCCGATGTGCAGGTGATCGTTCAGGCTGACTACAGCGAGCAGGCTCCGCGCATCGTCGAGGATCAGGTGACGTACCCAATCGCCGCGGAGATGCTGAAAGTGCCTGGTGCGCGGACGGTTCGAGGTTACTCCTTCTTCGGCGTCTCCTTCGTGTATGTGATCTTCGAGGATGGAACCGACCTTTACTGGGCAAGGAGCCGCGTGCTCGAGTATCTGAGCGGAATCAAAGGGCGACTTCCGTCCACTGTGACCCCCACGCTGGGCCCCGACGCTACAGGCCTGGGCTGGATTTACCAGTATGCGCTCGAGGATACCACCGGAAAAACGAGTCTCGCCGGGCTGCGAAGTCTGCAGGACTGGTATCTCCGATACGCGCTCACCTCGGTTCCCGGAGTTTCAGAGGTCGCTTCCGTCGGTGGTTTCGAGAAGCAGTACCAGATAGACGTCGACCCCGCACGCCTGCTGGCTTATCGAATTCCGATTACCCAGGTGATGAGCGCAATTCAGAACGCCAACAGCGATGTCGGCGCCATGGTGATGGAGCTGTCGGAACGAGAGTACATGGTTCGCGGTCTTGGCTACCTCAAGTCGCTCAGCGATATCGAGAACGTCGTCGTCGGCTCGACTCCGTCGGGCACTCCGATAAGGGTTGCGGAGCTGGGGCGGGTGACCGTCGGCCCCGCCGTCCGGCGCGGCATAGCCGAGCTCGACGGAAGGGGCGATGCGGTCGGCGGTATCGTCGTGATGCGCTTCGGTGAAAATGCGTTGACGACAATCGCGAACGTCAAGAAAAAGCTGGTGGAGATAGAGCGCGGCCTGCCGCCGGGTGTGGTGTTGCGAACCGTCTACGACCGCAGCGATCTGATCGAGCGGGCAATAGCCACTCTGCGCGACAAGCTGGTGGAGGAAACCATCATCGTTGCACTGGTGTGCTTCGTCTTTCTTTTCCATGCGCGGTCGGCGCTGGTCGCGATTCTCACGCTTCCCGTAGGCATCCTCATCGCTTTCATCGCGATGCGTTTCGTCGACGTGGGCGCAGACATCATGTCGCTCGGCGGAATCGCGATCGCCATCGGGGCGATGATAGACGCCGCGATAGTGATGATCGAGAACATGCACAAGCACCTCGAGCGAATGGCGACCGCGCATGGCCAGGCAGGAAATTTCCTGGACACGGGCGCGCTGACGGCGGAGCAGCGGCGTCTCGCTGTCATGGAATCCGCGAGAGAGGTCGGCCCCGCCCTCTTTTTCTCGCTACTCATCATCACCGTTTCATTCCTGCCTGTCTTCTCACTGGAAGGCCAGGAGGGCCGGCTGTTCTCGCCTCTCGCCTTCACGAAGACGTTCGCGATGGCCGCGGCCGCACTACTGTCGGTGACGCTGGTGCCCGTGACCATGGGATTGTTCGTTCGCGGACGTATCTACCGCGAGCGCGCAAATCCGGTCAACCGCTGGCTGATTCGCATGTACCAGCCGCTCATCCGGGTCGTGCTTCGCCATCGCTGGCCCGTAATCATCGGTGCGGCAGCCACTCTCGTGCTCACGTGGATCCCATGGAAAGCGATCGGCAGCGAGTTCATGCCGCGTCTCGATGAAGGCACGATGCTCTTCATGCCCACCACTCTGCCGGGAGTGAGCGTGGCACGTGCCCGTGAGATCCTCCGGATCCAGGACTCCATCATCAAGCGATTCCCCGAGGTCGAGCACGTGTGGGGCAAAGCCGGCCGCGCCACAACGGCTACCGACCCGGCGGGCCTCGACATGTTCGAAACGACCATCACGCTCAAGCCCGAGGACCAATGGCGGAAGGGCGTGACCTACGATCGCCTCGTCGCCGAGATGGATTCCGCAACGCGGATGGCCGGTGTCACGAATGCGTGGACGATGCCAATCAAGGGGCGCATCGACATGCTCGCGACCGGGATTCGCACGCCCGTGGGCATCAAGATATTCGGCTCTGATCTCGCCGAGCTCGAGCGAATCGGCAAGCAGGTTGAACAGGCGGTTCAGTCTGTTCCGGGAACGCGCAGCGCCTTCGCCGAGCGCGCCGTGTCCGGCTACTATCTCGATATAGAAATAGACCGTGCGGCCGCTGCCCGGCATTCGGTAAATGTCGGCGATGTGCAGGCAGTGATAGCGACCGCAATCGGTGGAATGGCGGTGACGCAGACCGTGGAAGGGCGCGAGCGCTACGGCGTGCGCCTTCGTTATCCGCAGGAGCTGCGCAACACGCCTGAACGGCTCGCTTCCGTACTGGTTCCGATCAGCCACAGCCTGCAGGGATCGTCGGCGTCTGGTGGAATGGGTTCGCCCGGCGGTGGACCGTCGGGCGGCGCCGCGCAGATCCCGCTCGGCCAGATCGCGACGATACGCCGCGTTGCGGGTCCGATGGTCGTGCGCACTGAGGACGCTCTGCCCACTGCGTGGGTGTACGTGGATGTCGCAGGCCGGGACATCGGCAGTTACGTCGCGGAAGCACAGCGTGTCGTCGCATCCCGGGTGACGCTTCCACCGGGCTATACGCTGACCTGGAGCGGCCAGTACGAATACATGGAGCGCGCAAAGAAGAAGATGATGCTGGTCGTGCCCGCCACGCTCGCGATCATCGTACTGCTGCTTTACTTCAATTTTCGAAGTGTGCCCGAGACTGCCATTGTGATGCTGTCACTGCCGTTCTCTATAGTCGGCGGCATGTGGTTCATCTGGGCGCTCGGTTACGACTGGTCGGTGGCTGTGGCGATCGGGTTCATCGCGCTGGCTGGTGTTGCGGCGGAGACGGGGGTCGTGATGCTGATATATCTCGACCAGGCGTGGGAGGCGGCGGTTGCCGCAGCCCGGGACGAGGGCCGCCGGCCTTCGCTCCGCAACCTCTACGACGCCGTGATGGAGGGAGCCGTGGGACGCGTGCGCCCGAAATTGATGACCGTGACCGCGATCATGGGAGGGTTGCTTCCCATTCTCTGGGGTAGCGGGACCGGTGCGAGCGTGATGAAGCGCATCGCCGCGCCGATGATCGGCGGGATGGTCTCCAGCACTGTACTGACGCTGCTCGTCATTCCGGCGGTGTACACGCTCTGGAAAGAGCGAGAGCTCGCGGCTGCTTCGCCAACGCCTGCGCCTGAAGGCCCGGCAACCCCTGATGAAAAGGAAGGCCAGGAGCGGTGA
- a CDS encoding metal ABC transporter permease encodes MSADLQVVWEVMKWPLAACLLFPPLLVYLGLHVVKREVIFVDLALAQVATLGTCVALLMGYHFDDRMTFWISLAVTFVGAAFFSWSRSTKKGEVPQEAIIGITFVVAAAGVILLLSRVAGGKEELEHLLTGDILNVTKAEIGQRALLFVALGVFYAAFHKRFVLISSDPEKAFASGMRVRLWDFLFYAAFALVVVSFVRVAGVLLTFAYLIVPAVCGTMLAQQWMRRLAIGWGIAAAASLLGLWASYQMDLPTGAAIVCASGLLLAIVSVLAAARRA; translated from the coding sequence ATGAGCGCGGACCTTCAGGTCGTCTGGGAGGTCATGAAATGGCCCCTCGCGGCGTGCCTCCTGTTTCCACCGCTGCTGGTCTATCTGGGTCTGCACGTCGTGAAGCGGGAGGTGATCTTCGTTGACCTCGCACTCGCGCAGGTGGCGACTCTGGGTACGTGTGTGGCGCTGCTGATGGGCTACCATTTCGATGACCGCATGACATTCTGGATTTCCCTCGCTGTGACGTTCGTGGGAGCGGCGTTCTTCAGCTGGTCGCGCAGCACGAAGAAAGGCGAAGTTCCGCAGGAAGCCATCATCGGCATCACGTTCGTCGTGGCCGCAGCAGGAGTCATATTGCTGCTGAGCAGGGTAGCGGGTGGAAAGGAAGAGCTCGAGCACCTGCTGACCGGCGACATTCTGAACGTGACGAAAGCGGAGATTGGCCAGCGTGCACTGCTCTTCGTGGCGCTCGGCGTTTTCTACGCGGCGTTTCATAAGCGCTTCGTCCTCATCTCGTCCGATCCTGAAAAGGCCTTTGCAAGCGGAATGCGCGTGCGGCTCTGGGACTTTCTGTTCTATGCAGCATTCGCGCTGGTAGTCGTGAGTTTTGTGCGCGTGGCAGGGGTGCTGCTGACCTTTGCTTATCTGATCGTGCCGGCGGTTTGCGGAACGATGCTCGCCCAGCAATGGATGAGGCGCCTGGCCATAGGGTGGGGGATCGCCGCTGCAGCGAGCTTGTTGGGACTGTGGGCGTCGTATCAGATGGACTTGCCTACCGGTGCTGCGATTGTATGCGCCTCTGGTCTGCTATTGGCCATCGTGAGCGTTCTGGCTGCGGCACGGCGGGCCTAG